A single Actinomadura algeriensis DNA region contains:
- a CDS encoding DMT family transporter — protein MPVAILAAVLAGACFALAGVLQQRAASARPSREAMSVRLLGRLARDRTWLCGIGFAVGAYGFQMLALAFGPLALVQPLIVTELVFAIPLSVHLNRLRMGAREWFGAFAVAGGLALALVAADPRGGDKPVPLGEWLLTLAAVGAALVLALAASRFAGEMPRASLIALAAGLVMGTQSVLLAATVSKLEKGIVPLFTTWHTYALVIASVGGLVLIQSAFQAGPLAATMPVIDSAEPVIAVTLGILLFDEQIRVGPVWTSLSVLGIAILLTGIAVLDTSPLLQALHRQEIARRPA, from the coding sequence GTGCCCGTCGCGATACTCGCCGCCGTCCTGGCCGGCGCCTGCTTCGCCCTCGCCGGTGTGCTCCAGCAGCGCGCCGCCAGCGCCCGCCCGTCCCGCGAGGCCATGTCGGTGCGGCTGCTCGGCCGCCTCGCCCGGGACCGGACGTGGCTGTGCGGCATCGGCTTCGCCGTCGGCGCCTACGGGTTCCAGATGCTCGCGCTCGCGTTCGGCCCCCTCGCGCTCGTCCAGCCGCTGATCGTCACCGAGCTGGTCTTCGCGATCCCGCTGTCGGTGCACCTCAACCGGCTGCGGATGGGCGCCCGCGAATGGTTCGGCGCGTTCGCCGTCGCCGGGGGCCTGGCCCTCGCGCTCGTCGCCGCCGATCCGCGCGGCGGCGACAAGCCCGTCCCGCTGGGGGAGTGGCTGCTGACGCTCGCCGCCGTCGGCGCCGCCCTCGTCCTCGCCCTCGCCGCGTCCCGCTTCGCGGGCGAGATGCCCCGCGCGTCGCTCATCGCGCTCGCGGCGGGCCTCGTCATGGGCACCCAGTCGGTGCTGCTCGCCGCCACCGTCAGCAAGCTGGAGAAGGGCATCGTCCCGCTGTTCACGACCTGGCACACCTACGCGCTGGTGATCGCCAGCGTCGGCGGCCTGGTCCTGATCCAGAGCGCGTTCCAGGCCGGGCCGCTCGCCGCGACCATGCCGGTGATCGACTCCGCCGAGCCCGTCATCGCCGTCACCCTCGGCATCCTGCTGTTCGACGAGCAGATCCGCGTCGGCCCGGTCTGGACGAGCCTGAGCGTGCTCGGCATCGCGATCCTGCTCACCGGCATCGCCGTCCTCGACACGTCACCGCTCCTGCAGGCCCTGCACCGTCAGGAGATCGCGCGCCGCCCCGCCTGA
- a CDS encoding glycosyltransferase produces the protein MRTSVAVLVELVRNAGAGGHVKCWERFAEAAARDDPGVDLTIYVLGDRDTVEPLSDFVRFITLRPVLGSGPLARLLGGVDATDLAPYHPGLASRLRKHDVWHLTHSFAFARTAVRLAGRMPERPGMVVSLHTDVPVLTAAYLRQMRVPGTVAGAAAALAGRRRNRLLRACDRVLVATAPERGAVEAIAGPGRVSLLGRGVDLGRFRPDPSARARLAARYAFGDAETLVLFAGRVDASKRVMTAAEAVRRLRADGRDVRLVVAGSGAAAGPLSALLGDGVTLLGALGQGDLARVYAACDLLAFPSRSETIGNVVAEAMACGLPVVLPEVALTTTWLAAPGRDGVVVRRDDAHGWAREIAALADDPGRRREMGRAALETSRVRHRSWSRVLAEDLLPVWQEAAGRQAGRRAIS, from the coding sequence ATGAGGACGTCGGTCGCGGTGCTGGTGGAGCTGGTGCGGAACGCCGGGGCGGGCGGGCACGTGAAGTGCTGGGAGCGGTTCGCGGAGGCGGCGGCGCGGGACGATCCGGGCGTCGATCTCACGATCTACGTGCTGGGCGATCGGGACACGGTCGAGCCGCTGTCGGACTTCGTCCGGTTCATCACGCTGCGTCCCGTCCTGGGGAGCGGGCCGCTGGCGCGGCTGCTGGGCGGCGTCGACGCGACGGACCTCGCGCCTTACCATCCGGGGCTGGCGTCGCGGCTGCGCAAGCACGACGTCTGGCACCTGACGCACTCGTTCGCGTTCGCCCGGACCGCCGTCCGGCTGGCGGGGCGGATGCCCGAACGGCCGGGCATGGTGGTCTCGCTGCACACCGACGTGCCCGTCCTCACCGCCGCCTACCTGCGGCAGATGCGGGTGCCGGGGACGGTCGCGGGCGCGGCCGCCGCGCTCGCCGGGCGGCGCCGGAACCGGCTGCTGCGGGCGTGCGACCGGGTGCTGGTCGCGACGGCGCCGGAGCGCGGCGCGGTGGAGGCGATCGCGGGGCCGGGCCGGGTGTCGCTGCTCGGCCGGGGCGTCGACCTCGGCCGGTTCCGGCCCGACCCGTCCGCGCGGGCGCGCCTCGCCGCCCGGTACGCGTTCGGCGACGCGGAGACGCTCGTCCTGTTCGCGGGGCGGGTCGACGCGTCCAAGCGGGTGATGACGGCGGCCGAGGCGGTGCGGCGGCTGCGCGCGGACGGACGGGACGTGCGGCTCGTCGTCGCCGGTTCGGGCGCGGCGGCCGGGCCGCTGTCGGCGCTGCTCGGCGACGGGGTGACGCTGCTCGGCGCGCTCGGGCAGGGCGACCTCGCCCGCGTCTACGCGGCCTGCGACCTGCTCGCGTTCCCGTCGCGGAGCGAGACGATCGGCAACGTGGTCGCGGAGGCGATGGCGTGCGGGCTGCCGGTGGTGCTGCCCGAGGTGGCGCTGACGACGACGTGGCTGGCGGCGCCCGGACGGGACGGCGTCGTGGTGCGGCGGGACGACGCGCACGGCTGGGCGCGCGAGATCGCGGCGCTCGCCGACGATCCGGGCCGCCGCCGGGAGATGGGGCGGGCGGCGCTGGAGACGTCCCGCGTGCGGCACCGGTCGTGGAGCCGGGTCCTGGCGGAGGATCTGCTGCCGGTGTGGCAGGAGGCGGCCGGGCGTCAGGCGGGGCGGCGCGCGATCTCCTGA
- a CDS encoding DMT family transporter, producing the protein MLALGAAALFGLGSAVQQRAASRAPEGLVLHWRLLWYLVRQRLWLLGVGTAVVGNVLSALALGKGGVALVQPLLVTRLLFALPIAATWERRRLTGREWGGAVAISGGLGAFLVAGRPQEGDATDAPIWIWLLIVGLVGLITGGLVRLARRLAPAKEAPMLGVGAGMLFGLQSALTDTAMGRLFDHGLLALLLHWSPYAVAAVAVTGTLLLQSAFRLEPLEASYPPLAAVEPLAGLAIGLGVLGGTVRVAPQWLAIEAAGLLVMTAGVWVLAKAAVAYERTLEKGA; encoded by the coding sequence GTGCTCGCTTTGGGGGCGGCCGCGCTGTTCGGGTTGGGGTCGGCCGTCCAGCAGCGGGCGGCGTCGCGCGCGCCCGAGGGGTTGGTGCTGCACTGGCGGCTGCTGTGGTACCTGGTGCGGCAGCGGTTGTGGTTGCTCGGGGTCGGAACGGCCGTGGTCGGCAACGTCCTGAGCGCGCTGGCACTCGGCAAGGGCGGGGTGGCGCTGGTGCAGCCGCTGCTGGTGACGCGGCTGCTGTTCGCGCTGCCGATCGCGGCGACGTGGGAGCGGCGGCGGCTCACCGGACGGGAGTGGGGCGGGGCGGTCGCGATCTCCGGCGGGCTCGGCGCGTTCCTGGTGGCGGGCCGTCCGCAGGAGGGCGACGCGACGGACGCGCCGATCTGGATCTGGCTGCTGATCGTGGGGCTGGTCGGGCTGATCACGGGCGGACTGGTGCGGCTGGCGCGGCGGCTGGCGCCCGCGAAGGAGGCGCCGATGCTCGGCGTCGGGGCGGGGATGCTGTTCGGGTTGCAGTCGGCGCTGACGGACACGGCGATGGGACGGCTGTTCGATCACGGCCTGCTCGCGCTGCTGCTGCACTGGTCGCCGTACGCGGTGGCGGCGGTGGCGGTCACGGGGACGCTGCTGCTGCAGAGCGCGTTCCGGCTGGAGCCGCTGGAGGCGTCGTACCCGCCGCTGGCGGCGGTGGAGCCGCTGGCGGGGCTCGCGATCGGGCTGGGGGTGCTGGGCGGCACGGTCCGGGTGGCGCCGCAGTGGCTGGCGATCGAGGCGGCGGGGCTGCTGGTGATGACGGCCGGGGTGTGGGTACTGGCGAAGGCCGCGGTGGCGTACGAGCGGACGCTGGAGAAGGGCGCATGA
- a CDS encoding MFS transporter has translation MSDSPARYRDVFGVPEFRTLFSLQTLQVAGDSIRTIALSVQIFERTGSPAAAALVFAAGFLPYVAGAALLLSLADRVPSRRLLTGIHLLRLVVTAVLAVGGLPLPVVLALLVAAGLFAPVGGATVQARLPALLPGDGYVLGRSLFTMTSAGAQIAGQAAGGLLLAVLAPAGTLWLAAATAAVAVVLARLRLPDVPARGAPGRSSGAARETWRVNRLLLGDRTTRGLLLAGWLPISLAVGSEGLAVPYAGGLGDPDAAGLLLSAAAAGMLAGNLVVGRWVRPELRERLTLPLAVLTGAPLVAFALAPGLAVACALMAAGTFGLGYELTVQRRLVDAVPEEIRGQAMGLSNSGVMTGQAAGIGAAGALGEVLAPGHAIAVCGAATVVACLALARHLRR, from the coding sequence ATGAGCGACTCCCCCGCGCGGTACCGCGACGTGTTCGGCGTCCCCGAGTTCCGGACGCTCTTCTCCCTGCAGACGTTGCAGGTGGCGGGGGATTCGATCCGGACGATCGCGCTGTCGGTGCAGATCTTCGAGCGGACGGGCTCGCCCGCGGCGGCGGCGCTCGTCTTCGCCGCGGGTTTCCTCCCGTACGTGGCGGGCGCCGCGCTGCTGCTGTCGCTCGCGGACCGCGTCCCGTCCCGGCGGCTCCTCACCGGTATCCACCTGCTGCGTCTCGTGGTGACGGCCGTCCTCGCGGTGGGCGGGCTGCCGCTGCCGGTGGTGCTGGCGCTGCTGGTCGCGGCCGGGCTGTTCGCGCCGGTCGGGGGCGCGACCGTCCAGGCCCGGCTGCCCGCCCTGCTGCCGGGGGACGGCTATGTGCTGGGCCGGTCGCTGTTCACGATGACGAGCGCGGGCGCGCAGATCGCGGGGCAGGCGGCGGGCGGGCTGCTGCTGGCGGTGCTCGCCCCGGCGGGCACCCTCTGGCTGGCGGCGGCCACGGCGGCGGTGGCCGTGGTGCTCGCGCGGCTCCGCCTGCCGGACGTCCCGGCGCGCGGGGCTCCGGGACGGTCGTCCGGGGCGGCTCGGGAGACGTGGCGGGTCAACCGGCTGCTGCTGGGCGATCGCACCACGCGCGGGCTGCTGCTGGCGGGGTGGCTGCCGATCTCACTGGCGGTGGGGTCGGAGGGCCTGGCCGTCCCGTACGCGGGCGGGCTGGGCGATCCGGACGCGGCGGGGCTGCTGCTGTCGGCGGCGGCCGCCGGGATGCTCGCGGGGAACCTCGTGGTGGGGCGGTGGGTCCGGCCGGAGTTGCGGGAGCGGCTCACGTTGCCGCTGGCCGTGCTGACGGGCGCGCCGCTCGTCGCGTTCGCCCTCGCGCCGGGCCTCGCGGTGGCCTGCGCGCTGATGGCGGCGGGCACGTTCGGGCTGGGCTACGAGCTGACGGTGCAGCGCCGCCTCGTGGACGCGGTCCCCGAGGAGATCCGCGGGCAGGCCATGGGGCTGTCGAACAGCGGCGTCATGACGGGCCAGGCCGCGGGGATCGGGGCGGCGGGCGCGCTCGGCGAGGTTCTCGCGCCCGGCCACGCCATCGCGGTCTGCGGCGCCGCGACGGTCGTCGCCTGCCTCGCTCTGGCCCGTCACCTGCGGCGATGA
- a CDS encoding ArsR/SmtB family transcription factor, with protein MYRIEVGPADLAASRFGVAPLLETMSAAGLAAGRVPAGPLRPWADRARPRYRAVAGGPAVRALAFLRRRHGYIADFVCPPPARPNLTVAEQLATVRATPLDRARREIARNLDGLPEPDAAVRAVLDAPDIVERLAAALERAWRALLEPDWPVLRSIVESDIAHRAGRLAAHGWAEALDGLSGQVRWRDGAIEADVPGDATHRLDGAGLTFVPVVFSELGVALEPDRPSTLMYRARGVAALWEGRGPRDADALGKLVGRTRADLLRLLTEPATTTWLSARLRMSLGGVGDHLAVLHGSGLVTRERVGRSVLYRRTALGDVLAE; from the coding sequence ATGTACCGGATCGAGGTCGGCCCGGCGGATCTCGCCGCGAGCCGGTTCGGCGTCGCGCCGCTGCTGGAGACCATGAGCGCCGCCGGCCTGGCCGCCGGACGCGTGCCCGCCGGGCCGCTGCGTCCATGGGCGGACCGGGCGCGTCCCCGGTACCGCGCCGTCGCGGGCGGCCCGGCCGTCCGGGCCCTCGCGTTCCTGCGGCGCAGGCACGGCTACATCGCCGACTTCGTCTGCCCGCCGCCCGCACGCCCGAACCTCACCGTCGCCGAGCAGCTCGCCACCGTGCGGGCGACGCCGCTCGACCGGGCCCGCCGCGAGATCGCCCGCAACCTGGACGGGTTGCCCGAACCGGACGCCGCCGTCCGTGCCGTCCTCGACGCGCCGGATATCGTCGAGCGGCTCGCCGCCGCGCTGGAGCGCGCCTGGCGCGCCCTCCTCGAACCGGACTGGCCGGTGCTGCGATCGATCGTGGAAAGCGACATCGCCCACCGCGCGGGACGCCTGGCCGCCCACGGCTGGGCCGAGGCCCTCGACGGCCTGTCCGGCCAGGTGCGCTGGCGCGACGGCGCGATCGAGGCCGACGTCCCCGGCGACGCGACCCACCGGCTGGACGGCGCCGGGCTGACGTTCGTCCCCGTGGTCTTCTCCGAACTCGGCGTCGCCCTCGAACCGGACCGGCCGTCCACGCTCATGTACCGGGCCAGGGGAGTGGCCGCCCTCTGGGAGGGCCGCGGGCCCCGCGACGCGGACGCCCTCGGGAAGCTCGTCGGCCGCACCCGCGCTGACCTGCTGCGCCTGCTCACCGAACCCGCGACGACCACCTGGCTGAGCGCCCGGCTCCGGATGAGCCTCGGCGGCGTCGGCGACCACCTCGCGGTGCTGCACGGGTCCGGGCTCGTCACGAGGGAACGCGTCGGCAGGTCCGTCCTGTACCGCCGCACCGCCCTCGGGGACGTCCTCGCCGAATAG
- a CDS encoding class I SAM-dependent DNA methyltransferase produces MIDETRSAYDAIAPVYAELFSDVRQHHAVDRALIAAFAETVDGRVADAGCGPGHYTAHLRGLGVDAFGVDLSPEMIAHARAAHPGVRFDEGTIAALDVPSGSLGGVLAWYSTIHRDPDDVPAILTEFHRVLRPGGHVLIGFFAGGDTPTPFDHKVTRAYRWPADHMAALVRDAGLEETARLTRRPTPDERPFDHVRILARKA; encoded by the coding sequence GTGATCGACGAGACCCGAAGCGCCTACGACGCCATCGCCCCCGTATACGCCGAACTCTTCAGCGACGTCCGGCAGCACCATGCGGTCGACCGTGCCCTGATCGCCGCGTTCGCCGAGACGGTCGACGGACGGGTCGCCGACGCGGGCTGCGGCCCCGGCCACTACACCGCGCACCTGCGCGGACTCGGCGTGGACGCCTTCGGCGTCGACCTCTCGCCGGAGATGATCGCCCACGCCCGCGCGGCCCACCCCGGCGTCCGCTTCGACGAGGGCACGATCGCCGCGCTCGACGTCCCGTCCGGCTCACTCGGCGGCGTCCTCGCCTGGTATTCGACCATCCACAGGGACCCGGACGACGTGCCCGCGATCCTCACCGAGTTCCACCGCGTCCTGCGGCCCGGCGGCCACGTCCTGATCGGCTTCTTCGCGGGCGGCGACACACCGACCCCGTTCGACCACAAGGTCACCCGCGCCTACCGCTGGCCCGCCGACCACATGGCCGCCCTGGTCCGCGACGCCGGACTGGAGGAGACGGCCCGCCTGACCCGCCGTCCCACGCCGGACGAGCGGCCGTTCGACCACGTTCGGATCCTCGCCCGCAAGGCGTGA
- a CDS encoding carboxymuconolactone decarboxylase family protein has protein sequence MDARFNFYGNPVTAKNMKYLLSAGKATDSVLPTATQELVKIRASQINGCAACTDMHTKDAAHAGESAVRLNLIAAWREATVFTDAERAALELTEQGTRLADGGGVTDEVWANAAKHYDEDQLASLVFLIAIINAWNRLNAIVRQPAGDYQPGQWT, from the coding sequence ATGGACGCCCGGTTCAACTTCTACGGCAACCCCGTCACCGCCAAGAACATGAAGTACCTCCTGTCGGCGGGCAAGGCCACGGACTCCGTGCTCCCGACGGCGACGCAGGAGCTGGTGAAGATCCGCGCCAGCCAGATCAACGGCTGCGCCGCCTGCACCGACATGCACACCAAGGACGCCGCGCACGCCGGGGAGTCCGCGGTGCGCCTCAACCTGATCGCCGCCTGGCGGGAGGCGACGGTCTTCACCGACGCCGAGCGCGCCGCGCTGGAACTCACCGAGCAGGGCACCCGCCTCGCCGACGGCGGCGGAGTCACCGACGAGGTCTGGGCGAACGCCGCGAAGCACTACGACGAGGACCAGCTCGCGTCCTTGGTCTTCCTGATCGCGATCATCAACGCGTGGAACCGCCTGAACGCGATCGTCCGCCAGCCCGCCGGCGACTACCAGCCCGGTCAGTGGACCTGA
- a CDS encoding DUF6924 domain-containing protein, whose product MLVIRTDFSDQRAWEAVRAALGSSDYMEPPHSKEDRSYEGLSVEDVLARLPVGTRDPFIAVVDKTTIDSPEMPVMLVDLNEWRGQYGRTFRVVPRELPSIEVNLSLANMDFFEFADSADDDGVFRGFRD is encoded by the coding sequence ATGTTGGTAATCCGTACCGATTTCTCCGACCAGCGCGCATGGGAAGCAGTGCGGGCGGCCTTGGGGAGCTCCGACTACATGGAGCCGCCCCATTCCAAGGAAGACCGCTCGTATGAGGGCCTCTCGGTCGAGGACGTCCTCGCGCGGCTCCCCGTGGGCACCCGGGATCCGTTCATCGCCGTGGTGGACAAGACCACCATCGACTCTCCCGAGATGCCGGTCATGCTCGTCGACCTCAACGAATGGAGGGGCCAGTATGGCCGGACGTTCCGGGTCGTCCCCCGGGAACTCCCATCCATCGAAGTGAATCTGTCACTGGCCAACATGGACTTCTTCGAGTTCGCCGACAGCGCGGATGACGACGGAGTCTTCCGAGGCTTCCGCGATTAG
- a CDS encoding alkaline phosphatase D family protein: MSETFPRRRFLATGGAAAAGGVLLGPVLVGRDGAAASVRSYGGGPLPRDLFALGVASGDPLPDGFVLWTRLAPRPLDGGGMPDRPVPVTWQVAEDERFRRVRARGVRLARPELGHSVHVEVGGLRPDREYFYRFRVGREFSPVGRSRTAPSSRASNRELRFAFASCQNWQDGHYTAYEHLVQEDLAFVAFLGDYIYESVPRTTTVRTHEGTDEPYSLVQYRNRHAQYKTDAALQAAHAAFPWIVTWDDHEVDNNWADEIPQDPDKQTREKFLARRAAAFRAYYEHMPLRRSSRPHGLDMRLHRRFAFGRLATVHVLDTRQYRDDQPTTLAEAEDPARTMTGAAQERWLVDGMSRSGARWNLLANQLMWASNDRKAGPERVYDFDNWDGYRAQRRRLLEFFGSGRTNNPVVLTGDRHATWVCDLKPDFDDPASPVVGAEITGTSITSGGDSDPASFHRTYDPIMAESPHWKYIGNRRGYVVCDVTPSRMQASLRTVGSVWTPDGTTIETAARFEVEAGRPGIDVVDQAPPGSPRTLKTPPRHYDVDDDQF; this comes from the coding sequence ATGTCCGAGACATTTCCTCGTCGTCGATTCCTCGCCACCGGCGGTGCCGCGGCCGCCGGTGGAGTCCTGCTCGGTCCGGTGCTGGTCGGACGGGACGGCGCCGCCGCGTCCGTCCGCTCGTACGGCGGCGGCCCGCTCCCCCGCGACCTGTTCGCCCTCGGCGTCGCGTCCGGGGACCCCCTGCCCGACGGGTTCGTGCTGTGGACGCGGCTGGCGCCCCGGCCCCTCGACGGCGGCGGCATGCCCGACCGTCCGGTGCCGGTGACCTGGCAGGTCGCCGAGGACGAACGGTTCCGGCGGGTGCGCGCGCGGGGCGTGCGGCTCGCGCGGCCCGAACTCGGGCATTCCGTCCACGTCGAGGTCGGCGGCCTGCGGCCGGACCGCGAGTACTTCTACCGGTTCCGCGTCGGCCGCGAGTTCTCCCCGGTCGGCCGCAGCCGCACGGCGCCGTCGTCGCGGGCGTCCAACCGGGAACTGCGGTTCGCCTTCGCGTCCTGCCAGAACTGGCAGGACGGCCACTACACCGCGTACGAGCACCTCGTGCAGGAGGACCTGGCGTTCGTCGCGTTCCTCGGCGACTACATCTACGAGTCGGTGCCGCGCACCACGACCGTCCGCACCCATGAGGGGACGGACGAGCCGTACTCGCTCGTCCAGTACCGCAACCGGCACGCGCAGTACAAGACGGACGCCGCCCTGCAGGCCGCGCACGCCGCGTTCCCGTGGATCGTGACGTGGGACGACCACGAGGTCGACAACAACTGGGCGGACGAGATCCCGCAGGACCCCGACAAGCAGACGCGCGAGAAGTTCCTCGCCCGCCGGGCCGCCGCGTTCCGGGCGTACTACGAGCACATGCCGCTGCGCCGCTCGTCCCGCCCGCACGGGCTCGACATGCGGCTGCACCGCCGGTTCGCGTTCGGGCGGCTCGCCACCGTGCACGTCCTCGACACCCGGCAGTACCGCGACGACCAGCCGACCACCCTCGCCGAGGCCGAGGACCCGGCCCGTACGATGACCGGCGCCGCGCAGGAACGGTGGCTGGTGGACGGCATGTCCCGCTCGGGCGCCCGCTGGAACCTGCTGGCGAACCAGCTGATGTGGGCGTCCAACGACCGGAAGGCGGGCCCCGAGCGGGTCTACGACTTCGACAACTGGGACGGCTACCGGGCGCAGCGCCGCCGCCTGCTGGAGTTCTTCGGCTCCGGCCGCACGAACAACCCGGTCGTCCTCACCGGCGACCGCCACGCCACCTGGGTGTGCGACCTCAAGCCGGACTTCGACGACCCCGCGTCCCCGGTCGTCGGCGCGGAGATCACCGGCACGTCCATCACCTCCGGCGGCGACTCCGACCCGGCCTCGTTCCACCGGACGTACGACCCGATCATGGCCGAGAGCCCGCACTGGAAGTACATCGGCAACCGGCGCGGATACGTCGTGTGCGACGTGACGCCGTCCCGTATGCAGGCGTCGCTCCGTACCGTCGGCTCGGTCTGGACGCCGGACGGCACGACGATCGAGACCGCCGCCCGGTTCGAGGTCGAGGCGGGCCGCCCGGGCATCGACGTCGTCGACCAGGCGCCGCCCGGATCACCGCGAACCCTCAAGACCCCGCCCCGCCACTACGACGTCGACGACGACCAGTTCTGA
- a CDS encoding nuclear transport factor 2 family protein, translated as MDAWGVMQKFYAAEAAYVAAGGYGAADYGAVAVWLDPEVVLHQAPGLPFTGTGTWRGHDGMERFLARFSEVWEAMEFLEQEHQGGRDTVVVRNRVRFRARATGRDVETEILQWITVRNGRMLECRPFYWDPAAIAAACGRTDAT; from the coding sequence ATGGACGCCTGGGGCGTCATGCAGAAGTTCTATGCGGCCGAGGCCGCCTACGTGGCCGCGGGCGGGTACGGCGCGGCCGACTACGGCGCCGTCGCCGTCTGGCTGGACCCGGAGGTGGTGCTGCACCAGGCGCCCGGCCTGCCGTTCACCGGGACGGGGACGTGGCGGGGCCACGACGGCATGGAGCGTTTCCTCGCGCGCTTCAGCGAGGTCTGGGAGGCGATGGAGTTCCTCGAACAGGAGCACCAGGGCGGCCGGGACACCGTGGTGGTGCGCAACCGGGTCCGGTTCCGCGCGCGGGCGACGGGACGGGACGTCGAGACGGAGATCCTCCAGTGGATCACCGTCCGGAACGGCCGCATGCTCGAATGCCGCCCGTTCTACTGGGACCCCGCCGCCATCGCCGCCGCCTGCGGGCGGACGGACGCCACGTAG
- a CDS encoding isocitrate lyase/PEP mutase family protein produces the protein MIFHELHRGERPLLLPNAWDFASGAALAAAGFAAVGTTSLGVAAAAGKPDAAGGTRAETLALARRLVRLPVPVSVDVEAGFSDRPDEVAALVAELASFGVAGVNIEDGRPGGGLAEVRAHAGVVEAVKRAAPGMFVNARTDTYWLGGDRPSREETLRRVRAYADAGADGVFVPGIADDGDIAAVVAAVDVPLNVLHLPGRTGFERLAELGVGRVSCGSLLFREALHAAVTSAFGVTGEAWDGGVPSYGDVVRLIEPPPP, from the coding sequence ATGATCTTCCACGAACTGCATCGCGGGGAGCGGCCGCTGCTGCTGCCGAACGCGTGGGACTTCGCGTCCGGTGCGGCGCTGGCGGCGGCGGGGTTCGCGGCGGTCGGGACCACCAGCCTCGGTGTGGCCGCGGCCGCCGGGAAGCCGGACGCCGCGGGCGGCACCCGGGCGGAGACGCTCGCGCTGGCCCGGCGGCTGGTGCGGCTGCCGGTGCCGGTCAGCGTCGACGTCGAGGCGGGCTTCTCCGACCGTCCGGACGAGGTGGCCGCGCTGGTGGCCGAACTCGCCTCGTTCGGGGTCGCCGGGGTGAACATCGAGGACGGACGTCCCGGTGGCGGCCTCGCCGAAGTGCGGGCCCACGCCGGGGTCGTCGAGGCGGTGAAGCGCGCGGCGCCCGGAATGTTCGTGAACGCCCGCACCGACACGTACTGGCTCGGCGGTGATCGTCCATCGCGGGAGGAGACGCTCCGCCGCGTCCGGGCCTACGCGGACGCGGGGGCCGACGGCGTGTTCGTGCCCGGGATCGCGGACGACGGCGACATCGCGGCCGTGGTCGCGGCGGTCGACGTCCCGCTGAACGTCCTGCACCTTCCGGGGCGCACCGGGTTCGAGCGGCTCGCGGAGCTGGGCGTGGGCCGCGTCAGCTGCGGCTCGCTGCTGTTCCGCGAGGCGCTGCACGCCGCGGTGACCAGCGCGTTCGGGGTGACGGGCGAGGCGTGGGACGGCGGCGTGCCGTCCTACGGCGACGTCGTGCGGCTGATCGAACCCCCGCCGCCCTGA
- a CDS encoding TetR/AcrR family transcriptional regulator, translated as MTEMRARTDEEPAARARIRDAAVREFAEHGVNGATIRGIARAAGVSPGLVQHHFGSKEALRRACDEYAVEILKRTKLEGLRGGIADPAFTAAALDEVLPLQRYLARALVDGSPGAAELFDDALAVTREMLKGDTPGLSRPNTSDPHAYAAVITGLTFGLVVVHEHMSRALGADVLGAEGYARMGRAMLDILTDDLLDPDLVVQMRAALDRTIDETTGPRIPTSDAAARKADSDPPA; from the coding sequence ATGACCGAGATGCGCGCGCGGACGGACGAGGAGCCGGCGGCACGCGCGCGCATCCGTGACGCGGCGGTGCGCGAGTTCGCCGAGCACGGGGTGAACGGCGCGACGATCCGCGGGATCGCCCGCGCGGCCGGGGTGTCGCCGGGGCTGGTGCAGCACCACTTCGGCTCCAAGGAGGCGCTGCGCCGGGCCTGCGACGAGTACGCCGTGGAGATCCTCAAGCGCACGAAGCTGGAGGGCCTGCGGGGCGGCATCGCCGACCCGGCGTTCACCGCGGCGGCGCTGGACGAGGTGCTGCCGCTCCAGCGTTACCTGGCCCGCGCCCTGGTGGACGGGTCGCCGGGGGCGGCCGAGCTGTTCGACGACGCGCTCGCGGTCACCAGGGAGATGCTCAAGGGCGACACTCCGGGCCTGTCCCGGCCGAACACGTCCGACCCGCACGCCTACGCGGCCGTCATCACCGGCCTGACCTTCGGTCTCGTCGTGGTGCACGAGCACATGTCGCGGGCGCTGGGCGCCGACGTACTCGGCGCCGAGGGGTATGCGCGGATGGGACGGGCGATGCTCGACATCCTCACCGACGATCTGCTGGACCCGGACCTCGTCGTGCAGATGCGCGCCGCGCTCGACCGGACGATCGACGAGACGACCGGTCCGCGCATCCCCACGTCCGACGCGGCCGCCCGCAAGGCCGACTCCGACCCGCCCGCCTGA